Proteins encoded together in one Oceanobacillus iheyensis HTE831 window:
- a CDS encoding DUF2207 domain-containing protein — MKKYFIIMMLSMVVIISGCSDDRSFTIDEVQIDAHIQEDGRITVQELYTYTFDGSYEGTTRSIHSDVKDFEAFLTTSDDPAISTEGLEKLTTEEDDDMWKIYTESNNETKKVLYSYEVHGSVTKYEDVADVTYAFFDSDNETDLGNVMISIHTPHQTDENMHYFLHDDEGGKVSAVDSGIQYTNSTLQAGKDSEIRMLFPAEQLSGMEIDEHKEMELAILQAEEELENRILHLDTATSGITPVIWGGIVVVLLAGAYLFFVHPNRYRGDKGSDYLIRVFEDTDPLMNSFLKKGSLMPESFIAALFSLKQRGIVTMSQVPSERTEGENTYRFSWGKSKTQLNEADQFLKKWLFTKRDEKGAYFLLESIQEDKDLSDKEKEEKAEIFHNEFQKWKDIVMKQDRFQNLRRPFAGFTVLSILSTIAVSGLCYHLLTIQPISQTEQWVLTIILGVLAILSIWFRRQKWILWILYFYILIFPTLFFTINTGTILSLVFYGITGLVVLIIPANYWIKEIRKRKYAVRHASHLFATNRYPTSSEPDKMERILEYAIVIGAEGKFTKVCKELNLPEELKLTFPLIYNPTATASTFNTSNMMINPAVYASSSSNNNTTSSTGGGGAGAF, encoded by the coding sequence ATGAAAAAATATTTTATTATAATGATGTTATCCATGGTTGTTATTATTAGCGGTTGTTCAGATGATCGCTCGTTTACAATTGATGAAGTACAAATTGATGCTCACATACAAGAAGACGGTAGGATTACTGTACAAGAATTGTATACATATACCTTTGACGGTTCATATGAAGGTACAACCCGGTCAATTCATTCCGATGTTAAAGATTTTGAAGCTTTTTTAACGACAAGTGATGATCCCGCTATATCAACAGAAGGTCTAGAGAAGCTAACAACTGAAGAAGATGACGATATGTGGAAAATTTATACGGAATCAAATAATGAAACGAAAAAAGTATTGTACAGTTATGAAGTACATGGCTCTGTTACGAAGTATGAAGATGTTGCTGATGTAACGTATGCATTTTTTGATAGTGATAATGAAACCGATCTTGGTAATGTAATGATTTCTATCCACACGCCGCATCAAACAGATGAGAATATGCATTATTTTTTGCATGATGATGAAGGTGGAAAGGTAAGTGCTGTTGATAGTGGTATACAGTACACGAATTCGACTTTACAGGCAGGTAAGGATTCAGAAATACGAATGTTGTTTCCTGCAGAGCAACTCTCCGGTATGGAGATCGATGAGCATAAAGAAATGGAATTAGCTATATTACAAGCGGAAGAAGAACTCGAAAATCGTATTCTTCATTTAGATACAGCAACAAGCGGAATTACTCCAGTAATTTGGGGAGGTATTGTAGTAGTATTATTGGCGGGGGCTTATCTATTTTTTGTGCACCCGAATCGATATCGCGGAGATAAAGGTTCTGATTATTTGATACGGGTTTTTGAGGATACGGACCCTTTAATGAATAGCTTCTTGAAAAAAGGTTCCCTCATGCCGGAAAGCTTTATTGCTGCGCTATTCTCATTAAAACAAAGAGGTATTGTTACCATGTCGCAAGTACCTTCGGAGAGGACGGAAGGAGAAAATACGTATCGGTTTTCATGGGGGAAATCTAAGACGCAACTAAATGAGGCAGATCAATTTTTAAAGAAATGGTTATTTACAAAGCGTGATGAGAAAGGTGCCTATTTTCTCCTTGAATCCATACAAGAAGATAAGGATCTCTCCGATAAAGAAAAAGAAGAGAAAGCAGAAATTTTCCATAATGAATTCCAAAAGTGGAAAGATATCGTAATGAAACAAGATCGATTTCAAAATTTACGTCGCCCTTTTGCTGGATTTACGGTATTATCAATTCTCTCAACGATTGCTGTAAGTGGTTTGTGTTATCATCTTCTAACGATTCAACCTATTTCTCAAACGGAACAATGGGTATTAACTATAATACTTGGTGTTCTAGCGATTCTTAGTATTTGGTTCCGTCGACAGAAATGGATATTGTGGATACTATATTTCTATATTTTAATTTTTCCTACTTTATTCTTTACAATTAATACTGGTACTATTTTATCTCTCGTTTTTTATGGAATTACAGGGTTGGTTGTGTTGATTATTCCTGCTAACTACTGGATAAAGGAAATTCGAAAGCGGAAATATGCCGTACGACATGCATCTCATTTATTTGCAACAAATCGATATCCTACTTCATCTGAACCAGATAAGATGGAACGAATATTAGAGTATGCGATTGTCATTGGAGCAGAGGGTAAATTCACAAAAGTATGTAAAGAATTAAATCTTCCTGAGGAATTGAAACTTACTTTTCCATTAATATATAATCCTACTGCAACAGCGAGTACATTTAATACAAGTAATATGATGATAAATCCAGCTGTATATGCTAGTAGCTCTAGTAATAATAATACAACTAGCAGTACAGGTGGTGGAGGCGCGGGAGCGTTTTGA
- a CDS encoding ATP-dependent DNA helicase, which produces MTEKKSLPFTVSKNERFFERLGDYIGDVFYDILPEKGFELRDEQIYMAFQLEQAFKHKRTMFAEAGVGTGKTIVYLLYAICYARYMGRPVIISCADETLIEQLVKEGGDIDKLEKALDLEVDVRLAKARENYVCMKKLDPLIEKINDEDILAVHDQIPDFVFEQGVSMQSFYRYGDRKEYPWVSDRQWEQIGWDPLKQCATCDWRHRSAQTLNREYYRHAQDLIICSHDFYMEHVWTKESRKREGQLPLLPEASSVIFDEGHLLEFAAQKGLTYRFNFNNITSVLTGYTGQDVREESLQLAEDILSLHDEWFDVITSSAINIEGSDRLEIPRSEPMLEMARRLDKMVEELLEQLVFDAELFTIDAYHTKIIEEYLEFFSYGLSILLNDDEGIYWLEQDETNSSLVIMPRLVEKVLREEVFSQNIPFIFSSATLSQDNDFSYLQKSLGIGQYDYFSVDSPFDYESNREITLHSYQDSDERFKGIQEQLNHNQGHSLVLFRSEVDMNEFRQWANKQNWEYAMLYEGDQEISEIVRRFQYDVPSVLCAYHLWEGLDIPGKALSQVIIASLPYPPNDPVFKAKRKYTKDSLHEIDIPYMMLRMKQGIGRLIRTESDSGVVHIWKHATDATVLDSLLNN; this is translated from the coding sequence ATTTACTGTTTCAAAAAACGAAAGATTTTTTGAACGATTAGGAGATTATATTGGCGATGTCTTCTATGATATATTGCCTGAAAAAGGTTTTGAACTCCGTGATGAGCAAATTTATATGGCTTTTCAGCTGGAGCAAGCTTTTAAACATAAAAGAACGATGTTTGCAGAAGCGGGCGTAGGTACTGGCAAAACAATCGTTTATTTACTATATGCAATTTGTTATGCCCGTTATATGGGGAGGCCTGTAATTATTTCATGCGCCGATGAAACGTTGATCGAACAGCTTGTCAAAGAAGGCGGAGATATTGATAAGTTAGAGAAAGCACTAGACTTAGAAGTAGATGTTAGACTTGCAAAAGCAAGAGAAAACTATGTATGTATGAAAAAACTAGATCCTTTAATAGAGAAAATCAATGATGAAGATATATTAGCTGTACATGATCAAATCCCTGATTTTGTATTTGAACAAGGAGTCTCGATGCAATCCTTTTATCGGTATGGGGATCGTAAAGAGTATCCATGGGTGTCCGATCGACAATGGGAACAAATTGGTTGGGATCCATTAAAACAATGTGCGACATGTGATTGGAGACATCGAAGTGCGCAAACCTTAAACCGTGAATACTATCGTCATGCACAAGATCTTATTATTTGTTCGCATGATTTCTATATGGAGCATGTCTGGACAAAAGAATCACGTAAACGTGAAGGGCAATTGCCACTGCTTCCTGAAGCAAGTTCTGTTATTTTTGATGAAGGACATTTATTAGAGTTTGCAGCACAAAAAGGACTTACTTATCGTTTTAATTTTAATAATATTACAAGTGTATTGACTGGATATACTGGTCAAGATGTACGAGAGGAATCACTACAATTAGCAGAGGATATCTTATCCCTACATGATGAATGGTTTGATGTTATTACCAGTAGTGCGATAAATATTGAAGGGTCCGATCGATTAGAAATTCCTCGCAGTGAACCGATGTTAGAAATGGCAAGACGATTAGATAAAATGGTGGAGGAATTATTAGAACAGCTTGTATTTGATGCAGAGCTTTTTACAATTGATGCTTACCATACCAAGATTATCGAAGAATATCTAGAGTTTTTTTCTTATGGTCTATCTATTCTATTAAATGATGATGAAGGAATTTACTGGTTAGAACAAGATGAAACCAATAGTAGTCTTGTTATTATGCCAAGGTTGGTGGAGAAAGTATTACGAGAAGAAGTATTCTCACAAAATATTCCGTTTATATTTTCTTCTGCTACTTTATCTCAGGACAATGACTTTTCCTATTTGCAAAAGAGTTTAGGTATTGGACAGTACGATTATTTTTCGGTGGACTCTCCGTTTGATTATGAATCAAATCGAGAAATAACACTTCATTCTTATCAGGATTCAGATGAGCGATTCAAAGGAATACAAGAACAGTTAAATCACAATCAAGGGCATAGCTTAGTTCTGTTCCGTTCAGAAGTAGATATGAATGAGTTTCGTCAATGGGCTAATAAGCAGAATTGGGAATACGCAATGCTTTATGAAGGAGATCAAGAAATCAGCGAAATTGTCCGTAGATTTCAGTATGATGTACCATCTGTTTTATGTGCTTATCATTTATGGGAGGGGTTGGATATCCCAGGAAAAGCACTTAGCCAAGTTATTATTGCTTCCTTACCATATCCGCCGAATGATCCTGTATTCAAGGCAAAGCGGAAATACACCAAAGATTCGTTACATGAAATTGATATTCCGTACATGATGTTACGGATGAAACAAGGAATTGGTCGTCTTATTCGTACAGAAAGTGATTCAGGAGTCGTTCATATATGGAAACATGCTACGGATGCTACGGTGCTAGATTCATTATTAAATAATTGA